The Orcinus orca chromosome 12, mOrcOrc1.1, whole genome shotgun sequence genome includes the window TAATGTATTAAATTGGCATTAAGAAGTAGGAAAAccaattacatttatattttaataaaggttAATAAAAGCCAAATTATAGCCAACtgttaaagcattttttttttttttttaaattctagggtacacacactgaaaaaaacagaacaagaaaGTCAGCTCAGGGGCTTTCTTATAAACAAATGATATCACAGTCTTCCCTGTCACATGCTTCCGAGCAATTCTGTAAATCTAATCAGTCACACAAGACATCGAATGGTGAGTCTCTCACATTTGTTACTTTTAATTCCTAAGTGGTTATTATCTAATATTTTCACTTCTGGGTAAGAGAAAAGGCATTTTGGTCCATTAATTCACCTACTCGCTCCTGGAGGACATTAACCAACTCTGCTATTACGAAGATGTGAGTGTCATCAATGTCTTGAATGATGAACTTCTTCCCTAGGGCATTTGACTCATCCAAGTACAGCAGAAATTGCTTCATGGCAGGGTCACTGTCGAGATAAACACATGATGATGAGACACCTTACTGTCAAATTACCAGAGACCTGAACAATTAGAATTGAGCATGGAGAGTTTTAGGATAAGTTTAAAAGTTCTGAACTGTTAACCAATTCCTCACTCCTTCTCTGCCTCAAGTGTTGATGCTTAACAGACACAGTGTTGATGATTAACAGACAGCTTCATTTTAGAACTGTTAGTGCAAGTTTAGAGGAAAGAGGCCAAtgatgagattttaaaagaataatttgtcACCGACAAGTGAAAAAGTAAAGCAACGTTCACAGCTTTGTAATAGGGACTCGAAGCACAGCCCTgttaactgattttaaaaatgccaaCAATAGTCTTTGGCTTGCAGTAAATATtcaactttttttcccttccttaaaATTCTGAACCTCCTAACATTCAGAATCTTTAAAGGAAATTCTAACCAAATCTCTTTGAGAACAGTGAGTTCAAAATGAGATCTAAATtcaattctatttatttgtggtttttagTTTGGAATGAATAGGACAGCCATAAGGGAAAGAGATAAAATTTCCTAGATTTATAGAAATGagtctttttaataaaaaccTGAATTATAACAAAGGCACACTTTAGATCTAATATAATATACAATACTGTGTTCAGCAAAAGATGAATATAAAAATGTCAAGTTGCATAcagatatttttaattcttagagAAAACATAATCTTACACAATCTTTTGGTTTCTTGAGGGATGTCAACATCAATTACAAAGATAATAATTTAATTCAAAAGAGGTCAGTGTAATTTACTGAAAaccatatacattttatttctttcaagtaCAAACATAGGTACAAGTGAAGCTAACAAAGTAAAGGATTTATTTCAATAGCTAAATGAGTACGGTTTATGGTATATATTAACTATGAATAAAGTCAAGCCTTCCTGAAAAAACGATTGTCTTAATTACTTTCAACAGCttacctttaaaataattttattaacaaTTTGCTATGCTATAAAATAATGTGAATAAATAAGTAGGTCTGCCCATGTCAgaaatgacacttttttttttttttttttttgcggtacgtgggcctctcactgttgtggcccctcccgttgcggagcacaggctccggacgcgcaggctcagcggccatggctcacgggcccagccgctccgcggcacgtgggatcctccctgaccggggcacgaacccgtgtcccctgcatcggcaggtggactctcaaccactgcgccaccagggaagcccagaagtgacacattttaaatttagtttctaGTATGCTTGTTATCTTAGGTTCAGAAAAGTTAGGTTCTATTGATCCACTTAAGTTTGGCAAAATTCAGTTAAATTCTATAGTTGCAGTATTATAATGACCATACTAATGTGGGAAATTGATTTGTTCAGAAGTGGTAAACTTgctcttttaagttttattcactcattcaatagaTTGAGTACCCATCATGTGCCTGGTGCTATTCTGGTCTGGGGGATTCAGCAGTGAAGaaaatttacattctagtggtaacactatgacaaacacacagaaaacaaaggaagcGAATGAGAAATGGCAGTGACGACAGTGATATGATCTTGCAAGTTTAAGCAGGGGACTCAGGGGAGGCCTAACTGAGCAGGTGATGTCTGAATACACATCAGAAGGAGGTAGTGAGCAAACCATGAAGTGACGTGGGGTAGAACATCCTACGCAGAGTGAACAGCAAGGCCACAGAGCTGGAGAGGGGAAAGTGGAGGGGAGAGCAGTGGGATATGGGTTAGAACTCCATCTTGATTTAACTTACAAAAtgactttaattttaaatgtaaagatcATACTGGCTGCTGGGTTGAGAAGAGGCTGGTGGGTGGTGGAGGCAATGGTGGAAACAGGGAGACCAATTAGAAGGTGAATGCAGTAATAATGACAAGACACAATGATTTGGACCTAGGTGGTACCAGGGAAGTTGAGCAGTGGCTCAACTCTAGATATACACCAAACGTAAAGCCCACATAACTTGCTGAGACTGGACTTGAGCTTTGAGAGGAATTAAGGATACGCCAAGATTTCTGGTCTGAGCAAATGAAGGGATGGAGTTGTCTTTCACTGAGATGAGGAGGAACACAGAAGAACAGGTGTGTAGTTAAGATCGAGAGTCTGGCTTTAGGCAAGTTACATCTGAGATGCCACCCAAGTGAAGAAGCTGAGCAGGAAGCTGGATATACAATTCTGGATTTCAGCAGTGAAGTCCAGAATGAGGAGTCAGTCAGTCATCAATGTATAGATGGCATTTAAAGCCATGACAAAGGAGTGAGCAGAGCTACAGAGGAGAGTCCAAGGACCAAGCCCTGGATACTCCAATATCAAAAGGTTAGGAAAAAAAGGATGAACCAGCAAATCAGCCTATAAAATGACCACTGAGGTTGGAAGAAAACTTGAAGAGACTGGAAGCTAAGTAAATGAAGGAtctccaggaagaggaagagatcaGCTGGGCCAAATGTTGTTAAGAGGAAGAGCAAGAGAAGGACTGAGAACGGACTACTGGGTTCAGAAAGTTACTGGACTTTCCCAAGAGCAGCTTCAGGACTATGACTACAGAGGACAGGGCCTGACTGGAGTGGTTTTCAGATTGCGAGGAGTGAAATCGGAGAAAGTGACTACATACACATCTGAGAAATCCTGCTACAAAGAGCAGGAAAGTCAAGTGGGAGCTGGAGAGGGATGTGCAAGCAAGAGTTTCTGCCCCACAGGGCCGCCCACCTGGGGAGGGGTAGTGTTACAGCATGTTTGTAGTTCTGCTGGGAATGATctagtagagaaagaaaagtggataatgcgggagaaaaagaggaaaactgcTGAAAAGGTGTCTTTAAATAGGCCAGGGAGGCTGGGATCCGGTTCCCAAGGAGGGAGGCTGGCTTGGGACAAGAGAATAGACGAGTCACCCACAGTAAGTGTGAGGAAGGGAAGAGTGTATGGGCCCAGGTCCAGGCGATGAAGACTGTGGACGTTCTCTTCtggttgcttctgttttctcagagaAACGAGGAACAAAGAAATCAGCTGAAGTGAGGACAGGGACGTTTTCTGAGCTAAGAGAAGGTGAAGGTATGGAATACCATATTCCACCCGTTCTAAGAAGCACATTCCCCCCACATCTTACCATCTCCAAAATTGGGATGGGTCTTACATTTCATGGCACGTTACAGTACAACTGGCAGTGATTTTTCTTATAGGTACATAAAATACTGCTAAGTTTTAAAACTGATGAAATCTTAATTTGATGAAATCTAACAGCTTTATTAGGAAAGTGGGACAATAAATGGACTAGGAAATTTAGCTGGTTTGCAGGCTAGCATTAAGGCTCACATGAATTTAATagtcatgaatttaaagtgagacCAATCAGtatgtttgtatgtttttctccagcCATTAGAGTTGTGGAGGTAAAGGTTCAGAATAGGTAGAGAGCCGGATTGAACCCGACCTGGTTGGTGTGACTGAGAGGGGCAGGGAGTTGAGTGTCTTTAAGAGAACGAGTATACTGATGGACCAGGTATGGAGGAAAGTGAGGATGCTGGGATGAGTCAGGATGGAAATGCTGGGAGAATCAACAGACTGCAGGTCTGGTAGAATCAAAGGAATTATAGAGCTAGGGTATTAGAGGGAGTGAACTGGAAAGAGGAGGTAGTGGTCAGTTAGATGCCTAAAATGGAGATTTTGTAGAGATGGCAGTATTGGTAGGGATGTGGGTAGGTGTGACAATGGGAATGAATGACTATGACAGGACAGAGAAAAGCTCATTGGAAGAAAAGGCCAGGGTACTGAAAGGACTATACATACGAAATCGTTAAGAATTTGTGGAGAACTCTTAGAGTGACAAGTAGCCTTCAAAGAATAACTTTCAAGGAAAGACTTGGGTGTTTGTAGATGGTTACAAAGAGGAGGATTAGTGGGTGGTCTTGTCAGATTCAGAACTGGGGGGTTTctgtggaagagggagggaggatttCTGGAAGTGGCAATGAGGAACAAGGTAGATACCCAGCCCACTTCTTGGCCCAGTGGTATAAGAGGTATTAGAGAAAAGTCAACATAGCAGGCTCAGGGGAAAGCTAGGTTTTTAttatgacaacaacaaaaaaggggtATTGGGGGAAGATAGAGGGAAAGTTCTGAGAAGAGGCTGAGGATATAAGGGATTCTGCTGCTATCTTACTAGGTTCTAAGGGCAAAGTGGGACATGATGGGGTAGGGGTGAATTTAAAAGTcgatggagggacttccctggtggcacagtggttaagaatccacctgccagggactgccctggtagtccagtggttaagaatccaccttccaaagcagggaacatgggttcaatccctggtcggggaactaagatcccacatgccacgaggcaactaagcccaggtgctgcaactagagagcccatgcactgtggagcccgcatgctgcaactaagactcgatgcagccaaaaataaataaataaataaatactttaaaaaaaaaaaaaaaaagaatccacctaccaatgcaggcgacacgggttcaagccctggtctgggaggatcccacgtgccatggagcaactaagcccgtgtgccacaactactgagcctgtgctctacagcccgcgatcCATAACTACTGagtgtgttgcaactactgaagcccacatgcctagagcctgggttccacaacaagagaagccactgcaaggagaagcccacgccccacaatgaagagtagcccctgctcacagcaactagagaaagtccacgtgcagtaacgaagacccaatgcagccaagtaAAAGAGTTTAAAGAGCAATTCTAGAAAGAATCTGGGGGCAATGAAGCAGGCTGAACAGGGTTCTTTCAGATATTACAGAACTGAAAATGGGGAGGCCCATAGGACAGGGAAACAAAGCTTCAGCGTCTTTAAAACTATCGTTTTCCTGCTCAAACAGGTTCTTTTGAACAGGTTCCTGCTCTCAAAGGTTTCTTTTTGAAACCTCAGTTGTTTCCCTATATTGCTCCGTGTCTCTACAAATAAAAGGGGGTTGGGTGGGACAGGGGTGGAGAATAAAAGGAGAGCAATTTAACAGTAGACAGGTGTGGCGGACAGAAAAAACCCCTCTGCTTTAGTGCTCTACAACCACGctgcttcctcccttccctgcaaGGAGGGACTTGCCTTTGACTCTCGTGTGGTGCCCACTTTACCCTCACAACCTTTATTGTGCTGCACTGTCTTAGACCCCACAAGAATTTCAATACTTTCTACAAAAATCACACACTCAGAGAGGTTGCTTAGAAACATATACTTTAGGTGACAGGACAAATGATAGTTTTTTTGTTAACCCTTTAATATAAATTTTGGGTTTAAATGGAACAATAATGACAAAAAACAAGGACATTATAAAATCTGCTGTCCAAATGTGATATATTATCTTGTTACTGTTTGAGTGCAGTGTGTTCACAGATGACACCAATTTACTCTAGTAATTGGCTGCTACTAGGAGGTATTAGAGATAGCAAGGGTTAAGTGGTTATAAAGACTTTTATCTCCAGCAActctctaaataaaataaatttacatactTTCAATTAAGTAAAAGCTGAACAACTGAAGCCAAGAAGTGCCAGGGGACTCACACCTGTGCTTTTAACCAACAGGTCAgtgctttcaaaatttttacCATTTGCATCTACCCTTGCCATTTTAGCCATCTCTTGTAACATCTGCACTACATAttactcaatttttttctttaaattgcctTTAAATTAACTTTTCACCTTAACTTCATCTGGTACAAAATCACCAGTCATCttgatgttaattttatttttttctcagataaATTAAGATggtcaaagaaaaagtatttctgTGTTCTATTGCTGCAAAATCTGTGCTACTCCAAATCATCAGGTACACAAACTGTACTCCTTATACCTGAGGAAACACTGCTAACACCAATGAGATGAGAACGTAGAAAACGGTCCATGACACACTGAAATAACTGCTTCTAATATCAATTGCTTCAATTAAAGTTTTTGAAAGCAGATGGAAAGCAGTCAATTTGAGAATGAATTCTCAAGCATGTATTTGAAATATAATCTGTAATGATTCAAAAAGACACTCAAAGTTTAAGGGGCACTTTGCTAGCATATGTTGAGGGCCTAGAATATCTTGCCTGAATACAGGACTATTCTACATGGGAGTTTCTCTGGGAGAACCTGCTGgcagcaaaaaaaccaaaaccaagtgCCCATGGACATACTTGGTTAAAGTCCTGGGATCAGGGCTAGAGAGCAACAAAAAAATGTCTCTGTCCTGGAAACGTAAAGGGGAGGTATTATCAACCCCCTCCTAAAGAAACTTAGTATAGAACTAGGGCGCCTGCCGgccgctggtgggggactctgacccccaaggagacaggaggaatcCCAGAGTGAACCGGTAGAACGTAGGGGGACCGAGGTGGGGAGgaaaagtggaggccagacaagatcagggcccctgaggccggggagatcaggagaggcaggagggagggactcTCCAGGAAAAGCGGGAGAGGAGCTGAGGGCAATCGCCTGGCCCACTCAAGCCGGAGATCCTGCTGAGCTCCCAAACCACTTTCCCCCCTAccaaagccccatccaggccatgtgggtcctgggggcataggagggaggctggggagatcagaaGTGGCAAGCAGAAGAGGCCATccaggaggagtgggagaggaatgGAGGGTGACTGCCCTGCCCACTGGgccctggggagcctgctgagctcccaggctggtcccctgcgatccaaagccccctccaggctgcgTGGGTGCTTGgaggcataggagggaggccagggagatcagaagaggcaggcaggaggggccctgcaGGAGGAGtgtgagaggagcagagggcatttgccctgcccactcaggcccagggagcctgctgagctcccaggtgaggtcccctgccctctaaAACCAGGGATGGGAGGCACGCCTGGagcccttctgttccttgagcctaagccccacccccccacagtCCCCagagccttttccagccctgtgggtcctgagcattggccctgcccaccacccaaacctcgcccttgcttaCGCCCCGCTCTCCACATCCAAggccttcccccctcccttttttcttttccctcctcctctttttactattgtggtactgatgtaccttctggttgttggttctctatgtttttatttttacgttctttttaacatatctgttagtttcctagtctaattttattttttctttgttattgttctcgctctctctttttttttgccacccacGTGGTTTGCGGGATCTTGATTTGCGCGCCTGGGGTCAGGcggaagctcctgcagtgggagcgccgAGTCCGAACCAGTGGACTAACAGAGaaactcagaccccagggaatattcatagGAGTGAGGTCTCATGAATATTCATCAGatgaggtcctcatctcagcaccaagacccagctctacccaacagcctacaaactccattGTTGGATACCTCAGGCCAAACGATCAGTGAAACAGGAAAACAATcccactaatttaaaaaaaaaaaaaaaaaaggagacagcaaaaaaatatgtcacagatgaagaagcaaggtaaaaacctataaggccaaataaatgaagaggaactaggcagtctacctgaaaaagaattcagagtaatgaagtaaagatgatccagaatctcggaaatagaatggaggcacggattgagaaaatacaagaaatgtttaacaaagacctagaagaactaaagaacaaacgaacagagatgaacaacacaaaaactgaaatgaaaaatacactagaaggaatcaataacagaataacggaggcaaaagaatgaacaagtgagctggaagacaaaatggtagaaataactgcccaggagcagaataaagaaaaaagaatgcgaagaattgaagacaatctcagagacctctgggacaacactaaacgcaacaacattcaaattataggggtcccagagaagaagagaacaagaaagggtctgagaaaatatttgaagagattatactggaaaagttccct containing:
- the GTF2H5 gene encoding general transcription factor IIH subunit 5, translated to MVNVLKGVLIECDPAMKQFLLYLDESNALGKKFIIQDIDDTHIFVIAELVNVLQERVGELMDQNAFSLTQK